The region tgtatacttatattcatagattatatataatcttatacaaatgtaaaatataatttataatatttaattcataatattttattataataatatttacactaccgttcaaaagtttggggtcacccaaacaattttgtgaccccaaacttttgaacggtagtgtatatgttCAAAATCAAAAACTAAAACCCACGGTCTGTCTACTGCTCAATTAGATCCTTCACCACAGGGTAGCGCTGTTGTACCACTCAGACGTTTTCGATTGTGTCATGTCAACCACTTCCGGGTTGCTCTTCACGGTACGGCACTCATGACTTTGAGTGCGGTACGTCGTTGTAACAACCGATTAAAGAGGTAACACTTCTGCCTGGAGTTTGAGAAATGGGAAGATGCTAATTATTCGTTGATGGAAGTTGCCGTGGAATAGAAGAAGAATTATGTGGCGGGTGAAAGGGCTCGCATGGAGAGGTAAAACGAAAGTCAAGAGCACCATGGAAACTTCTTGAGTGACGCCGACATCTGGCCTCATGTTTATTTTGATCACTGTAAACGCTACTTAGTTGTTTTCTAATGTTAACCttaactttttttgtgtgtgttcattttgggtgaccagatttgggtttctgaaaagggggcgggggttCATCGGTGTTTGTTATGAACAAGTGACATGGTGTCTAGatagcaattgcatttattggcccGAATAACGCTAAACAACACATGTACAATaacaaaacatatttacactGTCAAAAATATAATTACACCGACATTTTTTAGTGTTACACTAAGTATTGTGTGTGCCTGTCGGTCGTTGACACTTTCATTTGCCACAGACACGCAAGTACATGATAAGCCCCTCCGTGAACGTGCATTTTCGTTTCGGCATTGTTTGTAAACACTCAATGTAGACTAGCTAGCATAACCCTATTTCCTGCCTTATTTGCGAACGCACAGATAAACCGGGAATTGGAGTTcaattctattgacaatgtactgtacatgtattatgtTTGAGGCAGTCGAACAAAAACCCTgacgattttgaaattcccccCGGACATTTTTGTAGGTCTCAAAGGTAGGACATGTCCGGgaaaaagaggacgtctggtcaTCCTAGTTCATCCTGACAATATTCAGGATTAGAATTGAGTTTTTCTTTGCCGTAATTTATGACGGTTTTATTAAAGTGGCCTAAATATAATAAGCAAAGCTTTGCTGTCAATAAATCTGTACCTGTACTTTTTTGTTTGATAAAGAGCTTGGATTTATACATCCATTCATATGTTTCTTTGTTAAACTTCATACGTGACAGGTCAGCCattctgtattttcttttaatgcttATGAAGACATAAGAGAAACACTTGAACATTTAAGTGTAAATGCTTATATTGAATTCCATATTGTTCCATATTACCCAAACCTATTGATTGATTAAGAAAATGTTCTCTTCATTTGAGTCAAGTTTTGTGATTTTGTGGTATTAATTTTAACACTTTACAATGGATACTCAATTGCACAATAAACTTTGCTGCTTCAAATAAATTTCTCAGAACGCCATAAACAATACAACCAATGAATGGATTCTTTGAATACCTCCCAAAATTCTTTTGCAGTGGATTTGGAAAACATTGGTTTGTGTGcttgtgatgaatgtttcctgctGGTGTCTTTGCAGTGCTGCATCGATACCACACCAGCACCCCATTGCGTCTCCCCCAGAATCACCATGTGGAAGATGAGGTCATCAACACCTCCACTGTTCTCTCCACCTCTATAAACACCTCTGACAGCAGGTATATTTTCGATCATAAGAAGCCATGTTAGAACTTGAAGTTTTCGATTTTCGTTCACAATTAGAGGTTTTACACATTCGTCTCCTTCTGAAATGCTTGCCTGATTCAAATGTTGAACTTTATCCTGCATTCATCAGTTCACCAAATCAACTAATTCCACAGCGTTACAGCTCAGAAGTACTAGTATTACTACAAAATTGCATTTTGTAGTTTAACGCTGGTTTGTCCTCGTGTAGAATTACATCACAAATATTTTGCCCTTacaaagtgcatttttttttctcttttgcgtTGATGTTTTTCCAGCTCCCATAAACAAGAGGATGGCGAGAGGAAGAAGAAACAGCGGGCCTTTAAATTCAATTCCACCAAGCTGCCTCGTTACACCGCTCTCGATGCTGTCGGATGGGTATGTCTTACTCTTTATAGGAGTATGTGACTCCAAATAATCttaatttactttttttattattatttcaaagaaaGCAGACTTTCTGATATCGTCCTAAAATTCAAGATATGCCTTTGAAGTCGTTCCTACAGTACCTCTCAATGTTATTTCTCACTTACGGTATTTCAccacaaataaatcaaaatgctGCAATCCAGATTGCACGGAAGTTGAAATAACCCACTTCAAGACCTGAAAGCATTCCACTCATGTAAACAAAAAACATAGCGAGCATCAGTTTGACTGTCCACAGTTCTGACAAAAACACTTATTGTTCTTATTTTCTTGATCATATTTATCATGATTTCGAGACtgtaagccgcgacttttttctcaaattttgaaccctgcgtcttatagtccggtgccgcttatctatggattttttccGTAATTTTTGTCATGACTAATAcacttatacactcgtaaaaaagctgtggaccgctgttgtgctgcaccgctttgctgggcggagggatatgtgacacggtcactggggagaagagtggtgtgttgaccgcatgtccatccgccaggcaaatagtgccgtataattcctataaagaagagacagaacgaggagatcaagacagacattactgaagaaaggaagcttttatacacaaaccctctTTGTGGggtacaaaagaaatgcatatgatgctgcttttaagttaaaggtaGTCAATTTGGCTCTTAACATAAGAACTAGAGGCAGGCAGTGTTTGTAAACAGTTACGttgttaaaactttaaaaaggctttctgtgtaccgtctttctttgtaaataacttgCGGGcatgtgcggtttatagtccggtgcggcatatatatggaacaaaaccaaatttttcccctaattttagctcgtgcggtttatagtcccgAAATTATATACAGAGCAAATGGTGACGTGGAGCCTACTATTGTTTTCCGCATGTTAATGAAGTCAGGGTGGATGCATTTGTCACAAGTAAATAAAATGAGAACAGAAATGCATCCTGGTTCGATTGAACCTTGAAATAACGAGTGATCAGGCTTTCCACTACAGTAAAAAGCTGCTGTTTGGTGACGCATGGCGTGTTCACTTTAATTTGTCATTTGTAGCACATTCAACGATCCACCACTTACGTTACTGATGAGAGCACCTGTTCATTGACAGGGTGCGACGGCAGTGCTGTTCATGCAGATCTGCCGGAGGATCCACTCCAGCTTCTCTTCATGTACTGAGCCAAGTCCAACTTCTGGAGTGTGGAGGACACCACACACTTTGCAGAAATGTGGTTACCGCCTCCTGCTGGACACTTGTGAGCACTGCATGTTTGCAAGTTCAATTTCCTCTCCTGAAAATCTTGTTATCGAGCCTACCATGCCTATTTTCTCTAAACTTGATTTTGAATTATTTCCTTTTGGGCTGGTCCTCAGTTTCAAGGAATGAAGTGGTCCTACAAAGAAAGAGTGTGTTGTGTCTGCACAATCAGTCCTTGGATCAGAGCAGTAGCAGCAACAGTGTTGGACGTGATGCTGTGGCAAACAGTTCCAGTGAGCAGAGCTGCCTGACTTCTAACGCCACCAGCTCAAGCCATCAGGATGTGTTGGGCCATGATTCGCCTTTACAAGGTGTGTTCAGTAGTTTATAATCGCTAATGGGAGCCTTTAGATGGCAGCAAATAATTACTTTCCTATTCGATGGGTTTATTTGTTGAAGACACGACGATCCTCCCTTCACTTCAGCTTTGTTACTTGGCACCGAGATTGAGCCAATACTTTTATACACAAGGCTTTGACCTAACcctaaaaacagcaaaaacagtTTTCAAACAATTAACAAAGTATAGGTTCCCCCCAAAAATCCATGAATAGGAAAATTCACAATTACTGAATCGCAGACAGGCGCTCTATACATTTTAATGTGACCTTTGTGAATTAATTTGACATTAATGTTCAAAAGTTATTTAGACTGACAAACTTCGCTTTAAATAGCAAAATCGGaacaaagatttcttttttcccacTCTCCTGTAGGTGATGCCTACTTGTCTGCCTCCTGCCCGCAGGAGAATGTTTTCAAGAAAGAGAGCACAGAGATGACTGATGATGTTCATGACAAGGTTTACAATGTGACCTCATTGAATTAATCTTTATTTATAGCTGCCGTTGTGCGAATGTGACTAAATGTGATTATTTGGTTTTCAGTCAATGTTTGAAGGCGCAGACGAGAAATTGGCAGAAGCAGCACAGAACCTCGAAAAAGTGGCAGACAGCAGCGTCCCAATAATCCTAAACATTATTGGTATCAATTACATCTACTCAACTACTTGTTACTCACTGAGCCAGCTTTCTTTCATACCcagaatgtatttattttacacaACAGCATTCTTCCCatggtagtttttttttgcaatatctGTGCGTTTGTTGTTTTCACCCAAATTCCCGTTTCAATTTTCACCGCAGGCCTTCAAAGAGTCAAAAGTGGAAACGACGAGGAAGCTTTCATGTGTTTCTTGGCGGCAGCTCAACAGGGCTACAGCAAGGCTCTGTTTAACACTGGCGTCTGTTACGAGAAGGGGAGAGGAGTTCGCAAGGACAAGGAGAAGGTTTATTTTCTATCTTGCTTTTCCTCATTAGGGTCATGTGTGAGCTGGAATCTATCCCAGCACACTCTGGGTGAGAGGCAGGGTGCATCCTGCCACCCAATCCCAGAGCAAAATCACTGGCTGAATACACTtctgttgtatttattttttaagttcaATACATTTATATTTGATTTTTACAAACTTTTTTTAGGTGGTACACAGTACAAAATGTTTGAGAGCCACTTGAAGACATGTAAAAAGCTCACACTCTACCACAATGTAGTAATTTAAGTTCTTGCTTTGTTGGTTGTCTCAAGTCTCCTTTTTCTCCTGTTCCGTCATGTAGGCATCCCATTACTATTGGCGGGCAGCAGCGGCGGGTCACAAACAGGCACAGTACCGATGCGCAAAGCTGTTCCTGACCAGGAGCGGGAACCAGAGTGAAGAAAAGATGAACACAGCCATCAGCCTCCTAGAGAAGGCTGCTGCAGCAGGTCTGACAAAGGTgggaatcatcatcatcacaaatCGATGTTACTTTTCTTTCCCcaatattgtttcttttttttttttacctcaattCCTTTCTTTCAGGCTCAGTCATGCCTAGCGTCTGTGTACTCCTGGGAGCCAGTGAGAGATGCCAGCAAGTCAGTGCATTATCTGCAGATGGCAGCCGAGAGCAATGTGAGCAACCTTCTGTATGCTTACAGCCTTCCTAGGGTTCTTGATATTTTATTAAGAACTTTACTTTTCCATCTGCGCGAGTACTTGGAGGATAGATCGTTTGAATtctaaatgaaatgaaaaggtgtttcaatgaaatgaaaaggtGTTTCAATACTAGCATCAATAAGtatccagaaaaaaaacagctgttacCACAAAATGTAACATTCAGAACTGTGCGAGAGTTATAATATTCTCCATATTAGCTTAGATAAACACAACATAGACGCACAGTTGCCAGAGGAGGGTACAATCAGtggcaaaatgacaaattattgtGTTACAAAAAACAGCACACTTTGATCAAaggttttaatgttttttgcatttgtaGAGTGAGGTTTTAATGTATTGTTTGACttcattttcaaaaatgcaaaaaaggGCTTTTGACTTGTGTAAATATACAGATATGACTAAAAAATTTAAAAGAAGTGTTGAGAAATACAGCTGTAGATATGAATATTTTGTATAGTCTAATAActatattaatatatttatatgttACCACAGCAGATATTTGTTAATTGATCATGAAGCTCCTTTATATGACCTGGGGTATTTATTCCGTCCTTGTGTTTAGGATAATACTGCTCTGCTCCTTTTGGGCCAGTGCTATGAAAGCGGCTTTGGGGTCCCTCAAAGCCTGAGAAAAGCAATTGAATTGTACAAACGAGCGGCTCAAGCAGGCAACAAGCAGGCTCAGCTTTCACTGGCATCTCCCATTGAAACGGATGGTGAGTGAAAGTGCATGTTGTGTGTCTTTTGATGAAATGACTGACTTTATTGTATCTTCTGCAGTGTTGCGCTCCATCCGTTCTTTGCCATGCTTTTCTGTGTTCGACCGCGATCTTCGGCCACCGATGTCCTCTCTGGCCGACGACGTGCGTGTTGACACTAGCCCTTCTGGCACCCTTCCCTTCCTGCCTTTCTGCTGGAGCACCGGGAGCATAGATATGACCCCAATGCTCTCTTCTCCCGCTCTTCACCTTCCTCCACAGAATTTGGAGGGAAAATCCTGCCAGTGGATGGTAGGGGTTGGCTAACTGCCAAGTGCAGCACAAAAATATATGATCTGTTCTGATATATTATGGTTTTATTATGGTTGCACACGTGCATGCTGTAGTTTGAAATGCAAACTAGGGTTATCCGATTGCAATATTGGTATTGGCTATCAGTCCGCTATCAGCCCACAAAACAATTCAGGATGATATTGGGCTACATCCAAAATCTCCGATACAACCACTTGTAAACAATATAcactggagcctatcacagcaGTCTATCAGTCTGTAAGTTGTACATAACACATATGATGGGTGCTCAACAAATGCACGTGTGCATTTTCACTAGTGTTACATGTATACATGCAGGATGGTGAAAATCAGTGTGTGTAGTATTCAGTGTTGTACCTGAACGCCTTCAATAAACGAAAGTTCATAAACTTGTTCATAATTTGGACGAATGGAAACTGAACGTAGTGCATTTTTGCTTCGTGAACGCGTTCATTCCGGGGCTAatgaattcatttatttcaagaatgccaggttttctcttcttagacttcaaaataaaaccatgcTAACACACTGTAAACAAGGCTTCAATAGACAAGGGGGAAAAGGATACGGCAACCCCGACCGCAAACAGTCACACGACTTGAGCATCATCAAAATGCGATGTGTTTCTGAAGACGATGTAAACACGTCGCGCGACGAACATCCCCACTCGCCCTTTCTTGTCAAACGGCAACAATAAGTTATCCTATGAGAGCATTCGGGAATTTGAAAAGTTGTAGTGCTCTCATTGGCATTGAACCACAAATgacgtttttgttgttttatttgggCTTTGCACTCTTATGTCCCAAATTAatctgggttcgatcgaaccctaggggttcggtgagttggtctcaggggttcgacaGTGTCCACTGAGAAGGTCCGAACaaacctgatttattgtgtaaattctgaTTTGCCAGTATGTATTTTGTTGCAAGTTCATGCattctgttggttttgttctttgaacaggtgatgttcatgcacgccTCATTTTGTGccccagtaaaaaacatctatttcttggattaaaaaaaaaaattcaaatgtaaACTCTCTGATACTTAAATGACTCTCACAGAGGTATTCAACTCCTCGGCGTTGTTAGATTATATTTGCCCTTTGGCCAGGTACAGACATAGTCTGTAATTTAAATTTGCgattttacttggtctgagtgTAGTTTGGCACCTCTATACAGTTCCAGAAAGGTGCGCCCAATGATGTGGGCGGACGTCTTGACTTGCATCTTACCGGAAATTAGCGAGAAATACTTTataaaatattaatacaaaTGGTAGCAGATCCATCTTATGCAGTAACGCATTCACGTCTTCCGGTGTGAGGTAGGgcatagatcaggggtgtcaaactcatttttttcgcgggccgcattgtagtcatagcttctttcggagggccattatgattgtcaacccaaataaatatatgagcacctcatattatatacagcaaaagctacaaaacaaactgacaaataagtcattttcaaatcagatga is a window of Syngnathus typhle isolate RoL2023-S1 ecotype Sweden linkage group LG1, RoL_Styp_1.0, whole genome shotgun sequence DNA encoding:
- the dele1 gene encoding death ligand signal enhancer, yielding MWRVKGLAWRVLHRYHTSTPLRLPQNHHVEDEVINTSTVLSTSINTSDSSSHKQEDGERKKKQRAFKFNSTKLPRYTALDAVGWGATAVLFMQICRRIHSSFSSCTEPSPTSGVWRTPHTLQKCGYRLLLDTFSRNEVVLQRKSVLCLHNQSLDQSSSSNSVGRDAVANSSSEQSCLTSNATSSSHQDVLGHDSPLQGDAYLSASCPQENVFKKESTEMTDDVHDKSMFEGADEKLAEAAQNLEKVADSSVPIILNIIGLQRVKSGNDEEAFMCFLAAAQQGYSKALFNTGVCYEKGRGVRKDKEKASHYYWRAAAAGHKQAQYRCAKLFLTRSGNQSEEKMNTAISLLEKAAAAGLTKAQSCLASVYSWEPVRDASKSVHYLQMAAESNDNTALLLLGQCYESGFGVPQSLRKAIELYKRAAQAGNKQAQLSLASPIETDVLRSIRSLPCFSVFDRDLRPPMSSLADDVRVDTSPSGTLPFLPFCWSTGSIDMTPMLSSPALHLPPQNLEGKSCQWMVGVG